The stretch of DNA CCAACAGGTGGCGATATAGCGATAtagttggccaatcagaagcatGAAAAAAGATTATTATCATTCCAGTCGGCTAAAGCTAAAAGTATAGTTCAGTTTTTACGCATACGCCAGGGGCCACGTACAGTGCGCGTAACGCAAAAATTCGTCATCATAATACGGACACCGCTGGATTTTTGTTAACGTGCATACTTTGTGCGCATAGCTGGCGCATACAGgggaatgtagtatgtagcctaggcgatgcattgcattttgtcgcaatgcgcatgcgtcAAACGTCTGAGTAATATAAACTACtttttgcaaggctgtgcatttgACCGTGAACTATGTTCGCATTCAGGTAAAAAACAAACTAGCTTAAAGCTAGAAGTaaagttatgtttttatgcatacGCGAGGGTCCGACAACGTTTTTTGTAACTGCGCATACTTTTGGAAAATGTAGTATGTCACAATTCGCATGCTATGCTTTGCAAGCCCATTTCGTTCAAATGTGCATggacacaaaaataaaaaatattatgagCTTAACAACATGGCACACCGAAGACGGGTGCACAGAATCGCCTGATGTAAACAAAGGAAATTACGCCGCACAGTCTGACGTCAAAGAAAGGGTAGTCGCATAGAAAAACTGTGCTTTTAAAAACACCAGTGTTCATGTGGACAGGGCCTAAAAACTATGGCCATTGTTttccaataaataaaaaaaatcttgaagtTATTAAGTCGTTTTTATTCAAATAATAAAAGTTAGTTTACGGTTGCAAAAAGGAAATCGATTTACAGATGGTCTAACAGAAAATAATTCAAAGTTATTTTAGCAAATAGTTGCTCTTGCTTTTTACTTTATATGCATAAATTAATTTATCTGATTTTGAGAAATCTCAGTTGGAATACAATACAaaaattctattttacaataacTTAAATAACAAAATGTAGATCTGATAATCCGAGCTTAATATCTACACATTTTGGCATTCAACACATGTTTTTTTGACTGCTCATGTCTTTATGATGTTGACTAACCTTATTTGTCTCTTCCAATTAAAAGATGATATCCAATGCACATTATGTCCTGTCGGCAAATGGTCCACCCTACGTAGCACCAGCTGTGTCTTTCCCGTCTATACTTACCTGGATTGGCTCCAATTTGAGTCCATAGCAATCCTGCTGGCTGGAATTTTGGTACTTGCATCACATGCATGGGTAGGGATTCATTTTTTCAAGAACAGAGGAACTCCAATGGTGAAAATCGCTGGGGGGTCATTGAGCAGCCTTACCCTGTTGAGCCTATCAGCACAATGTGTCAGCCTGGTGCTGTTCCTGGGTCAGCCGAATGACATTGCATGCCGTCTACAGCAACCCCTGAACGTCTTCTTTCCTTCTGTGGCCCTCTCGGTCATCCTCAGCAGTTCCCTTCAGGTAATCTACAAAAACGTAAAGTGAAAACAGTGGTTTGCAACTAGTGGGATGTGACTAAAAACTTTTCACACGATAGAAGTTGAGTATCAAAAACACTCTAGCAAAAACGCaatgtttaaaaatgtctaTATACACTGTCTTCCTCTACTTGTCAGATTGTCTGCGTCACAGAATTTCCCGAAAAATGCCCTGATCACCTGGAAAATCTTCGCGAACGAGTAAGCTGGTTTGTGGTTCTGGGTTGCTGTGGGGTCCAAGCCGGGCTGTGCGGTTGGTATGTCAAAGAAGGTCCTTCCCTAACCCAATTCCTCACCAGTTTGGAGGTGAACTACGTGACAAGATTTCTGCGCTGTCCAGTGGAGCCCTTGTTGAACTTTGGCTTGATGATCGGATTCAATGTGCTACTGGCACTGGTATCATTCATGTCCACCTTCATGGCTTTAAAACCACCTGGACAATACAACCTCGCCAGGGACATCACAATCTCCTCCTTGATTTACTGTGTAATGTGGGTGATGTTTATCCCCACCTACACAAGTCTAAATGATAAGTATAAATCTGTAGCTCAAGCAGTGGTCAGTTTAGGTAGTAATGTGGGTTTGATACTCACTTATTTTTACCCAAAATGCCAACTGCTAGTCAAACAGCCCGAACTCAACACAGACGATCACTTTCGCACATTTTTAGAAGGGCCACCGCCACCTGAAGAGCCACCTGAAGCGCAACCTGAACAAAACCATTAAAGCCCTCATTTATTGCTGAAATAACCTCtaatataaagtttattttGAGATAATGATCATCTGACTGTACATTTTCTCTTACATATGATTAATATTAGTAGTGGTTTTGTTCATAACATGTTACCCAATGTGAAAACCTAGGTAAAGTCTTTTTGTGTGTGATTTATTTTCAACATAAAATGATCATACATAATGTAATGAAAAATAATGTACAATAAAttgttggtgtccccagagtatgtatgtaggttttagctcaaaatatcatatagataatttattataataacatgtgaaaattgccactttgtaggtgtgagcaaaaatgtgcctttttgggtgtgtcctttaaaatgtaaatgagctgatatttgcactaaatagcagtgccgtggttggatagtgtagattaaggggcggtattatccccttctgacatcacaggggagccaaatttcaatgacctatttttttcacatgcttgcagagaatggtttaccacaactaagttactgggctgatcttttcacattttctaggttgatagaagcacaggggacacaattatagcacttaaacataaaaaagtcagattttcatgatatgtcccctttactTTTGACaaagtaaggtcatgtcaaagattgaaatcagtgAGGGAAATGAAATTTTATGAtccaaatctcatcattagatcaTGAGACTTTaccctggatttcacagaaagaGTCAGGTATGAATGATAGCAATAATAGTTAttgtttataattatttatttgtttagcaGACTTTACACAAGATTGTAGCAAAATGTAACAAATAATttagaaataattaataatGTACAAAATAGAagttaatataatataaaaagtgtTTAATTTTATATTCAAACAATGTAATAAAGCTGACTTATAAAGACGTTGTCCTGTGCACGTGTGTGTTGTTGTGATATAGCGCCCTCTACAGATCTTTACACTGTACTTCCTTAGAAACTGTTGCTAACAACTTTGCCCATATGACACGGAAAAAAGCACAACCACCACAAAACTGATAACAGCAGCGTTTAAGGTAAGATAACAAATGTGTCATTTATTTACCTGAGCATATCTTAATGTGAGGATACATAGATCCAACTTAAGAAACAAAATGTACGTCTAAACTAAATAGcgtaattttatattttgtaagCTTATATAAGTCATATTTTCTACTGATTAACAGTTTTTAATATATGATCATATATCGTTTTAATTAATCGATATAAATTAAATAGTTACAAAGGAGCGAGTGTGCCATGTCGCAGTACTGGTGTAACTGTTAACGTTAACTGAGGTAATACCATGGTATTTTGATAAATAGTAACTACGATGGCCTTATTCAAATTGTATGTACATTACGTTACTTCAAAATGCGTCAATGAATACTATTGTATGCCTAAAACCATGGCAATATTATGGTAATGTTACTAATTATACTGAAGTAACACGACagtataatttaaaatgaaatattaGAAATGCAGTAACGTTACCTCAGGTCATTAACTTACCACACAAGCAGAATCTTCACGCTTTAGTTGTCCTCAGATATTACTTCATACACTCTTTAACTTTTTGTCATCATGTGTTTTTAGATTTTCGGTTTAGGGACACATTTATTGACGAAGAATAATAATCCACGGATTTGAGGAAAAGGTAAATTAAGCTAGTCACGGTCTATAGATGCATTGTGGGATCGGGGCGCTGCTAGAACCGTTAGGCGAATGAcatcacagtatcgcgagagcaaTTCCACAGCAGACTCTCCTTTTtatttctcgaatcgctctcgcggtgttttgatgtcatctgcttgtcgTTTCTTGCAGCGCACGTGAAGTAGTAGAGTTGAAACGTACGTAGGCCGTTTCTccatccgaaggctgcagcattacattcgcagttcataagcatattacaacaatttacgattaactaagaataacagtcaactttataatggtttatgttttgaaataagaccGTTTTGAGGACGTATGCTACAAATGGGATATTTGGAGGCTGTAGTCTTCGGATTGAGACACGGCCTATTGCAACGGAGAAAGTGCACGAGACAACATGTCCCTAAGGTTTAACGTACAGCAACGTTACATTATATAGACTTAAAATGtatgaattatttaaaataatttatttatttatagtattATCACTCTTTATATGATACAGATTTGTCACATGGGTAAAATTTTGAGTCAGTTATTGGATATTATCTGTACTAAAATGctggtttcaaacattaagtgcAAATCTGTGTAAAGATTGAATGCTTTCTGTAAAAACTTATCCTAGTCACTAGACTCCAAGTACTAGTACTCACTAGTATAGCCTACATTCAAATGGTTaactgtataaataaatgttttttaactgAATTTTTTATAGTCAGGCGCCGACTGGTTGTTACATTGTTACTGGGGCAAGTTGTCACTTGTTTTATGTGCTGTAatgtttcatatttttgtttaaagctGCATTTATGTATAGATATTTTTCATTTCAAAGCCACTATATTTGGTTTGTACCTCAGTTACTGcattcatcatcatcatcatgccTCGGGGAAGAGCGAACAGCGCACTCTCTGACAGCAGTGACCTGGATTTTGATGGAATTGGTAAGCAcatcaaaaaagttttattgggTAATATTAAGATTTTCTAATGAGGAATATGCAGCAAGCGATTCTTACAGTAtttgaatgtgtgtgtttgcgtcTCCAGCTGAAACAGAGATGGCAAAGCTTCAGAGACAGTTTCGTATGACGGATGGTGATCGTCAGGCCTACACCATCCAGTCACAGGACATTATCCGCAAACAGAGGTCAGTCCCAAACGCACCCTCTTCTGTCATTCTGTGTGTATTGTGTTTGTGGGGTTACTTAATTCTTTTCTTTCCCCAAAATTAATTCCATACATTTGGGGATTTATGTTTACGTTATTGCATTTGGCGGACGATCTTTAATACTGCATTTATACATTTACTTATcagtatgtatatgtatgtgttcCCTGATACCTACATGCATTGGTAACAAAATGCTGCACCAATTGAGTCACAGTAAAACTACAGGGGATATCAAAAAACAATTAATACATATATAGACAagtgtaaaaataatttatgaattctaacatgcacatttttatctgttaaACTTAGTATTTTATGTATTGCATGTATTGCTGTTCCTGTAattcagttggtagagcattgcaaaGGTGTGCAAGGCTTAGGGAACACGCATAGTTATCAAAAAATATATGGACTGTTAGTGCATCATATTTTGTCTACTGTATTGTAGGTAAAGGTGTGTTTTAGTGTAATGTAGTTAGTTTCCTTTTGCATGTGCACAGGCAGGAGATTTCTAAACTGCGTGAGGAACAGGAGGAACTGCTGCGCAGTCTGCGTGTGTCCGAAAGTCAGACGCGCAGACAGAGCGACAGTCAGGACATTCAGAGTCTGAGATCACTGCTGGACCAAAGAGACGCACTGGACGAGCAGCTggagaaagaaagacaaactcAATCACAGCTGGAACAGGAGGTGCAGATTAACCCCCTAAATGCATACATGCATGTCAATGCACTTATACAGTATTTAAGTATGGTGCTTTTTGCAATGTTGCATTTTTCCAAACAGCTTTATATGAAAGTCAAAGCTTAAAAAAAGGgaaattattaaatatgtagtatatagaatataatatattatatagtcgatttattatatataatatatcaaACATTTAGTCAATtaatatgataaataacaacAGGTTTCATATTAAACATATATTAGACATTTCTTCAATCTTACATGGAAATGCATGGGATGCTGGTATATtacaaaaaatcttaaaatgtttaaccAAGAAAACCGCCACCAGGATCATTTGTTTCTgtttgatcccagggaacagacatactgataaaaagttAGCTACCTTATAAtgtactgtaagtcgctttggataaaactgtCTGTCTGCCAGATATGTAGCTTTgctggtgaacatgatgcttgTGTTGAAATAGCATTAAACCAGCAAGTGTAGACCTGCCTGGACCAGTATGGGAAGTATTTGTGCAGGTTTGAACTGGTCCTTTTGGCCAGTTGCCTACGTTTATGTGTAAGACGTTTATTTTGTCTTTAGATCATGGATATGGACAAAAAGCTGGCAGAACTGAGGAGAGGAGAAGTCTCAGTTTCTGTAAGTGACTCATCTCAGGCCCGTCACGCTCAGAAAGCTGTTCGCACCCTGGAGAACAAACTGGACCGGGTAAACACAGAATCATACATTTATAACATGCAGTTTTAAGTGGAAGTTAGTCTCAGGCTCTGTCCCAATACCATGAGTACACTTCTGAGTACACAGGCCAAATGTAATACAGTAAATGCATACACATCTATACTGCTTCACCTAGATTGCACAGCAGCAGCAGATCCTAACCTTCTGAAACTTTTACCTAAATCTTAACCTTCTGATCTCTCTCATGAattatttaaactgcaattcatagATTGGCCACTAGAAACAGAGTCCAAAAAGGAGTCAATCACATAGACCCTCATCATGTTAAAATGTCCAACTttacagcaaaaaataaatatgtttacatcCTGGTATCTATATGGCTAATTTTGTCcctcatgacaactgtgagggaggtgattttttttgtaactcaccAGTTAAAGCCTTAAAGTCCTGCCTTTTTAAGGgggtgtggccacttgagtgacagccTGGATTGCTGCTGCTGTTAGTACCGTCTAGCTAgatgggtgtggtttcagcatcCAGGCACCTCAGCTCCACCTACATTTAGCCTCTTTCCCCCTTTTTGGTTATCCGGGAGTTGACGCGTGCCAAGATGGCGACATCCAGCTCCGCCCACTTTAGGCTTTAAACATGCTCTTCTTAAAACCTACGGGTGACGTTACGCACCCTACGTCCATGTTTATACAGTCTATGGCTTGGGTCTTCAACGGGGGTCCGGGGCCTTTGGGGTCCGTGGTGGTTTTTCTGGGGGTCCTGCAAAATATATTAGTTTTGAAAAAATGAAATCAGGCatcaaacaaaaatgcattaataggtcaaaaataaaaaaatattaaaatcaagAGCATAACACGTTCATATTATTTATTCCAgtaatgcattattattaagGATGCATGAGTAAACTTTTTCGTTATGCTTCTGCAGGCTCTTGTTCGCTTTAATGAACAGCTGACTAAAAACAGTCAGCTCAGAGAAGAGCTCGAAACCCTTCGTATGGAGCGTGTCCGATTTCAGCTGCTGCATGGTAAACTGGAAAAGGTTGGAGGATTTTTGATCATCTCCGGGATTTATCGCATCAATCTGAACATCAAACTGAACTCAAATCTTTTTTGACTTTCCATCAGAAGCTGCAGGACATTCGTAAGGACATCGGTGAAGTTATCGACATGTCAACTACAGCTTATGATACAAGGTGAGATTGATGCTTGGATACTTTTTCAAGATTTTAAAAGTAGCCATGAAATATTATAGCATTGAATGaggatttgtgtgtgtgtgcttctCCAGAGTGGAGGCTCAGGCTAAAATGAGCATGATGAAAGAGAAGGCCGTGAAGGATCTTGTACAATATTCGGCTGAGATTAAGGAGCTGGAGAGAGTCATTGCTCACGAACACAGACTCAAAGACTTCATGAGCACCAAGTGTAATGAGAGAAACGCACTAGAAGATGAAATCATGCGCAGGACTGGTGAGAACAAACCAAGGACAATGATTATGGAATTTAAATGGATTGCAAATAGTGATTCatgttaaaggcacaatatgtaggatttGTAACACTAGAGGTCGCTATCTTACAATAACAAAGTCGAAGCTTAAAGagactccacttttttaaaatatacttattTTCCACCTCCactggagttaaacatttgatttttaccattatggaatccattcagctgatctccaggtctggcgctaccacttttagcacagcttagcataatccattgaatctgattagacca from Paramisgurnus dabryanus chromosome 14, PD_genome_1.1, whole genome shotgun sequence encodes:
- the odad1 gene encoding coiled-coil domain-containing protein 114, translated to MPRGRANSALSDSSDLDFDGIAETEMAKLQRQFRMTDGDRQAYTIQSQDIIRKQRQEISKLREEQEELLRSLRVSESQTRRQSDSQDIQSLRSLLDQRDALDEQLEKERQTQSQLEQEIMDMDKKLAELRRGEVSVSVSDSSQARHAQKAVRTLENKLDRALVRFNEQLTKNSQLREELETLRMERVRFQLLHGKLEKKLQDIRKDIGEVIDMSTTAYDTRVEAQAKMSMMKEKAVKDLVQYSAEIKELERVIAHEHRLKDFMSTKCNERNALEDEIMRRTETKERKADSGEETLDTLEEVFQKIQRVTGEDDLEMLISKFIQVEDRNFALFNYVNEQNTEAEILREQIHRIGEDIEQFRLEGLQREREYQAALKQIKDLQRERETQVHQFEAQADDISKTLDQIKTGVDSVFSTIDCDRALVGSLLSSSAGIKDSNIMIYLSLVEQKTTELLTIQAFINSKDLEKSYDSKEAAQFLLGQNPEIQRQTAVVQPSHFRHRDNEVEDALTDEEDRPLTQEELLEHIRRGALSKKRSIRRGGARDVKTPSPESSSREHSLED